A part of Maridesulfovibrio hydrothermalis AM13 = DSM 14728 genomic DNA contains:
- the traI gene encoding TraI/MobA(P) family conjugative relaxase, whose product MISRRISCKPQNDNYRRLADYIADAKHKGEKTLMSWCAGCWAGKDYELAIQEVLDTQDLNQRTSKEKTYHLIVSFRPEDESVLTPENFKEIEQEFSKALGFEEHQRHCGVHKNTNNIHMHIAYNMIHPEKLTRYEPYRDFYKRDRLHRELEQKFGLKFDNGRQKDQEPKRTNDRAATYEAHSGQQSFDSYLNERKDFIFKALETSLNWQDFHNSMAQIGIEVKTRGNGCIIKDKHSDTAVKASRLDRNFTKSKLEEILGPYQKAMPATHKVVEKDRYVSRPLHTKRGHLYAEYREAIAVRKKIYEELRSEQDERWEQNVSYWDDKIKISQE is encoded by the coding sequence ATGATTAGTCGCAGGATTTCTTGCAAGCCCCAGAATGATAATTATCGGCGGTTAGCCGATTACATTGCTGACGCTAAGCACAAGGGTGAAAAGACCTTGATGTCCTGGTGCGCCGGTTGCTGGGCTGGTAAGGATTACGAGCTGGCTATTCAGGAGGTTCTTGATACTCAGGATCTGAATCAGCGCACGAGCAAGGAGAAGACCTATCACTTAATAGTGTCCTTCAGACCGGAAGATGAATCTGTCCTCACTCCGGAAAATTTCAAGGAGATCGAGCAGGAATTTTCCAAGGCTTTAGGCTTTGAGGAGCACCAGCGGCATTGTGGTGTTCACAAGAATACCAACAATATTCATATGCATATCGCATATAATATGATCCACCCGGAAAAGCTGACCCGCTACGAGCCTTACCGGGATTTCTACAAGCGAGACCGCCTGCACCGTGAGCTGGAACAGAAGTTCGGCTTGAAGTTTGATAACGGCAGACAGAAGGATCAGGAACCAAAGCGCACCAATGACCGGGCGGCCACTTATGAGGCCCATTCCGGACAGCAATCCTTTGATTCATATCTAAATGAGCGCAAGGATTTTATTTTCAAGGCATTAGAAACGTCTCTGAACTGGCAGGATTTTCATAATTCGATGGCGCAGATTGGCATCGAGGTCAAAACCAGAGGTAATGGCTGCATTATCAAAGATAAACATTCTGACACAGCTGTAAAAGCCAGTAGATTAGATCGTAATTTTACCAAATCCAAACTGGAGGAAATATTAGGTCCGTACCAAAAAGCTATGCCGGCCACGCATAAAGTTGTTGAAAAAGACAGGTACGTATCACGTCCGCTTCATACAAAGCGGGGACATCTTTACGCAGAATATCGTGAGGCTATAGCCGTCAGAAAAAAAATCTACGAAGAACTCAGGTCTGAACAGGACGAGCGTTGGGAGCAGAATGTTTCCTATTGGGACGACAAGATAAAAATCTCTCAGGAATGA